One Callospermophilus lateralis isolate mCalLat2 chromosome 13, mCalLat2.hap1, whole genome shotgun sequence genomic window, AACCAAGGGCCCTCATCAAGTTCAAAGTGAATCCTAGGAAGTAGATTTCTTTGGGAAATAGCTTCATTGGATCAAGGTAAAGCAACAAGGATTCGTCTGGAGAACAAATTCGGGAGACAATGTTTTTACTTGGCATATGGCGAAGCTGACTCAAAGGATGAGTTTTGGAGGAATCGTCTTTGGCAAGCCAGGAGGGGAAAGCTACTGGCAGAGGAGCAGCCTGGAACAGGAACAGCAGACCCCTCAAAGGGAGCTGAGGATACACACCAGGCACGGTATTGCTGAGGGCACTTAGGGGGATCACAccatctctgagcctcagcttcttcaacaaatgctaTTTCTCTACCACTGTCTCCTTTTCAGCATTTTGATCCAAGTGAAAATTATTCCTTCTTAGACTATCCTGGATAATGAATTCCATCTGCCAATCATTTTGTTTTCTTATCTTCTACTCTCCATCTTCATCTTCTTTTTTAATTGCACTTAATAAGTATTTGAATATCATGTCTTTCTTTGCTAGAATTATttttattggatttttttttcatatttttggtgcattataattatacatattattggGATTCACTGCAATAAATCTGTGCATGCTTTTAATTAAAGGAGGACtggggtgtttttgttttgttttgcctattttgtttattgttgtaTTGTCAGGACCCAATATAGTGTTTAGCAAAAAGTAAGCACTCAATAAGTGTTTgctgaatatgaataaataaaactctTTCCTAAATAAAATTCTCATACACACTTCATAACTCCGCTCAAGCTGAACTTCCCATAAAACCTTATGCTACCAATTCCCTCCAAATGCAGTTGGAGCATTTATGGCTTGCtgtgctgctactgctgctgatGCATCTAAGGAGTACTGCTGAAGCTTCCAGGTGCCACTATGCTCCCCAAGGCCGTGTTAGTGTCACCCACACTGCATAGCTCAAGGATTGGTAGGCGCTCACCGAGTAGAGCAACTGCTCCTTAGGTAGCACAGAGTTAGACTCATGGCTTCAAAAACCAGATTTCCTGACCTCAAGTCCTGCTGGTGGCCTGTGTTGTGTGAATCTGAAAATGATCTGGGCCTCagcttccttatctgtaaaatgataaGAATAGTTAACCATAGAGAGTTGTGATGAGGAGCTAAGGCACATAGAGTGCTTGGAATAAagcctggcacacagtaaatACTCAGATGGTTTTAATGACTTTATATTGACAAGTTACAAGTTTGACATAAATATGTAtggcatagacacacacacacagaaggaaGTAAGAGGAAATAGCTAAAGAGGGTAAATGCTGAAGAAATATTATTTCTAAAGACAGATAaggatccccccccccccaaaatgagTTGATCGTGGTTTTCACTGGTTTCACCTGGTTTTACCGACACCAGTCTCTCATGGGTCAGAGGTTCTCCATAAACCCACCTCCACATAGGACTCCTCCCCTGCAGGGAGTGAAATCAGTCATTAACATCAGACTCGCCTCCACCACAGATGACACGTAACACACATCACCAGCTCATTATACAAAACCATCATATAAGCCAAACATTTCTTATTCAGAAGAGAGTTGCTATTTATAAAAACTTAACAAAAGCCTATATTTTTCTTAGAGAATATAAGAGCATGGAGAGCAGAAAAGGTAAAACCAGGAAGGACCACAGCTTGGCTGTCACTGGTTGGAGCTGATCGCACCATCCATCTCTGGCCCCTTCTGGCCCCTCCAGTGCACACACAGAAGTTCCTTCTGTCAGCACCTGGTGCACGGTTCAGAGGACAAGTTCTTCTTGAAGTGAGCTAGTGAGGACTGCAGATCTGAACCCGAAGTCACTGGGGTCTGCCGACGTTAAGGAACCAAATGTCTCTTGGGAGGCGTAGGTCATGTACACGAAACCATCCTCATCCTTGTAGTCCCTGTAGATCTCTGCCATGGTCACATTCATGCTGACCAGGCTCTTGTTCACCAGCAGGTAAAAGGCTTCAGTGGCCCTTAGGACCATTCGGCTCCTGGGATGGGGATGAGGGTAATATGAGGGTTGTTCTGAGAAGCAGCCGAAGAATCTGTAACTGGtgttcatttgttgttttttttttttttttgtaattgtagatggacagaatttttttattttatctgtttatttttatgtggtgctaaggattaaacccagtgactcacacatactaggcaagagctctgaccctgagctacagccccagccctcacttGATGTTTTGACGATatcccttgtggctttgaaacttagatttttctttctttttcccaatCTTCTTTCCCCTAAACTTCTCCCTGATCTCTCCTCCCTAATTTCATTTTCTCTGAATTACTACTATAAAAGCTCCCTATTCCTACAGATGGGTAGgacacagcctttgggacaggagtcccctgtgtttctcctttgctagcaaagcaataaaactttttcattttttctcaaaATTGTGTCCTCATTAATAGATTGGCGTTGGGGACGAGAACTGAGCTTTCCGCAACAAATCTACAGGGTCACGATGCTCAAGATGACTGACCAGCTCCCTACCCTTTCCCAGGAGATGTAGGAATCACACAGACTCCCAATTAGGCCAAAAGTATCAGATAATCTCATTATTAATGAGGAGACTTGCCAATAAAAAAATTCTAAGCAAATAAGCCCCGACATTAAAAGTATCTTCCCCAAGGTACAAAGGCAATGCATGATCTCTCCAGCATCTGTCTCATTGTTGGACAGCCTGGGAATGGCCACTGGGGGGGATCTTCTGCCTCCAAGTGCATCCTTCCTCCACCCTGCTGTTACTGCCCTGACATCAAGGAGATGGGGGGGCAGCAAAGTTGACATGCTTTAAACGTCAAAGGCCATGAAGTTTCAATTCATCTGGAATGGACAACAGCATGAAAACACAGAAACCCAGGGGAAGGGTCAGTCTCACCTTAAGCACACACTTGTGTTCACTTTAATTGGTGACAGTGGCACTCACAACCTCAGAGCTTCAAACTTTCAGGGGGGCTAAGTCCACAGAGCAGTGATGGATGGGAGTGACTGGAACCTGATGCATTTTACAGCCATATAATCCCTCCAAGATAACCCCAAAGGTTCCAGCCCTGACAATGTCCAGCTGtctttgggtaaaaaaataattgttctAGAATGGGGGCAGGGAAATCTGGGGCTGGGAGTGTTGCCACCAGCTGGGAAGGAAGCATTCTTGTTCTCAGAGCTTCCATAGCCATCTTCTGCaggtttgcttttgctgagagtagaggtgtgtggggggggaggctATGAACAGGGGATCTTTATCTATCCTGTTGTTGGCTGCATCCCAGAACCCAGAAAGCACCCCAGAACACAGTGAGCACTCAAATCATTGAGGAGAATTAAATTTGGGATGGGGATGTAAGTTGAGAGTGATGGTGACACAGGAGGGAATAGTCTCAAAACTCGAAGGCCTTTTTGGGGGGATGGAGTGGGGGGTTAAGTACTGACAGAATGTGTTGGgatccagaatttttttttttttttttttcctgctggggatggaactcatggCCCAAAGcatgcactccaccactgagttacattcccagccctgatgCGGGGATATAATCCCTGACTTTCATTCTACCTCCAGTCACCTGCATTCACACCAGACTAACCTTAACAAAGAAATGTCCCTGAGAGGAGAAAATGGGAATGCTCTTATATAACggagttaaaaaacaaacaaacaaacaaactaaaaccAAACATTCAAGAGTGTACTTCCAAACAGACTTTTCAACCCTATGAAGAATTCCCTACCCCCagagatttaggaggctgagttGGGGGAAAGCACGTtgggggccagcctcagcaatttagtgagattctgtctaaaaaaaaaaaaaaaaaaaaaaaagctgagtgcagtggcccttgcctgtaatcccagagagtcaggagactgaggcagcaggatcccaagttcaaatccagcctcagcaacttgggaggccctaagcaacttagtgaaactctgcctctaaataaaatataaaaagggttaaggatgtggctcactggttaagtgcttcttgggttcagtcccaggtacctaaaaaaataaaaataaaaatagctaggCAGATGGTGCCACCTGTAATCGCAGCAATTGGGGAac contains:
- the Map1lc3c gene encoding microtubule-associated protein 1 light chain 3 gamma — encoded protein: MPPPQKIPNLKPFKQRKNLATRQQEVAGIRAKFPNKIPVIVERYPREQFLPLLDKTKFLVPQELTMTQFLSLIRSRMVLRATEAFYLLVNKSLVSMNVTMAEIYRDYKDEDGFVYMTYASQETFGSLTSADPSDFGFRSAVLTSSLQEELVL